The Enterococcus rotai genome includes a window with the following:
- a CDS encoding WxL domain-containing protein, translating to MKTTIKRILGLSLVTAGILSLATPAFAETGAVTTDGKASFVPQSGDINTIKPGTDEKIDIVDGNNERVTVENIQLMHVPDFDFGSNETSVDTKNYDAIYEHYQKTGDTTKYAIPHFVQVGDVSGVQGTAWAVTVEQEALFKETGGHALKASRVNLYNQTLTNNVQTGNVTDVVTGLTIPSDGAVQVPVKGVDTTGSIAVLTSKAGKTDQTTTNGTISSVVFQKDYDESNYGKVDSPALTDKNTDVKLNVPQSDGVQAKAYGAKLNWTLTVGP from the coding sequence ATGAAAACAACTATAAAAAGAATTTTAGGATTAAGCTTAGTAACAGCGGGGATTTTAAGTTTAGCAACGCCAGCTTTTGCCGAAACAGGAGCAGTAACAACAGATGGAAAAGCGTCATTTGTGCCTCAATCTGGTGATATCAATACGATCAAACCTGGTACAGATGAAAAAATCGATATCGTTGATGGCAATAATGAACGGGTAACCGTTGAAAATATTCAATTGATGCATGTTCCAGATTTTGATTTTGGTAGTAACGAAACAAGTGTTGATACAAAAAATTATGATGCTATTTATGAACATTATCAAAAAACAGGTGATACGACAAAATACGCGATTCCTCACTTTGTACAAGTCGGTGACGTTTCTGGTGTTCAAGGGACAGCATGGGCTGTGACAGTGGAACAAGAAGCGTTGTTTAAAGAAACTGGGGGACACGCCTTGAAAGCATCCAGAGTCAACTTATACAACCAAACCTTGACCAATAATGTTCAAACGGGAAATGTGACTGACGTTGTGACGGGATTGACGATCCCAAGTGATGGTGCTGTTCAAGTTCCTGTCAAAGGTGTGGATACAACTGGCAGTATTGCGGTACTAACATCTAAAGCTGGAAAGACTGACCAAACAACCACAAACGGAACCATCAGTTCAGTTGTTTTCCAAAAAGATTACGACGAATCAAACTATGGAAAAGTAGATTCACCAGCGTTAACAGACAAAAATACGGATGTAAAACTAAATGTTCCACAAAGCGATGGTGTACAAGCCAAAGCTTACGGGGCTAAATTAAATTGGACGTTAACGGTCGGACCGTAA
- a CDS encoding DUF916 and DUF3324 domain-containing protein → MTLLKQSMSWSRRVFLCLALLILLPFSPAYGEEIPISVKAILPDNQVTKDAGYYDLKVNPGEKQELSFQLYNQGDKDATVNININPAYTGDGGSFVYTEDETNKDSSLKYPLSSIATSEQTVSIPAKGTTVTKVTLDIPSEPFEGLILGAIRVTSADAGEKKTEETKKGFNISNNFAYSVAIQLRESDDLPKSDLALKKVFASQVAGRNTVKVNLQNPTATIIDNVSYDAAVSKKGDNAPLHETKVKGYRVAPNTNYNVPISWENQPFSAGTYVAKVKAKSEDTGQEWQFDQEFVISAKEANELNEQAVDLEKDYLLYILIGGGIFILLVIVLIILLVILSKKKKKRKEQARRARQKKQKKGKEHDKRKQRTIDKRSSPSSGNHKRR, encoded by the coding sequence ATGACTCTACTAAAACAATCGATGAGCTGGAGCAGACGAGTCTTTTTATGTTTAGCTTTGCTGATTCTACTACCATTTTCTCCAGCGTATGGAGAAGAAATTCCCATTTCCGTCAAAGCTATTTTACCAGACAATCAAGTGACAAAAGATGCAGGCTATTATGATTTAAAAGTGAACCCGGGAGAAAAACAGGAACTCTCTTTTCAACTCTATAACCAAGGGGACAAAGACGCGACAGTCAATATCAACATCAACCCAGCCTATACAGGAGATGGCGGTTCATTTGTCTATACAGAAGATGAAACCAACAAAGATTCTTCTTTAAAATATCCTTTATCAAGTATTGCAACCTCAGAACAAACGGTCAGCATTCCAGCAAAAGGCACGACCGTTACGAAAGTAACATTAGATATCCCAAGTGAGCCTTTTGAAGGACTGATTCTTGGTGCAATTCGTGTGACAAGTGCCGATGCAGGAGAAAAGAAAACCGAAGAAACAAAAAAAGGCTTCAACATTTCTAATAATTTTGCGTATTCAGTAGCGATTCAATTAAGAGAATCAGACGATCTGCCAAAATCCGATTTAGCACTCAAAAAAGTCTTTGCCTCCCAAGTTGCAGGGCGCAATACAGTAAAAGTAAATCTGCAAAATCCCACAGCAACGATTATCGATAACGTCTCCTATGATGCTGCTGTTAGTAAAAAAGGAGACAACGCGCCTTTGCATGAAACAAAGGTAAAAGGCTATCGAGTAGCGCCAAACACTAACTATAATGTTCCGATTAGCTGGGAGAATCAACCTTTTTCAGCAGGTACATATGTTGCCAAAGTTAAAGCAAAATCAGAAGATACAGGACAAGAATGGCAATTCGATCAAGAATTTGTCATCAGTGCAAAAGAAGCAAACGAGCTGAATGAACAAGCAGTGGATCTTGAGAAGGACTATTTGCTCTATATCTTGATTGGCGGGGGAATCTTCATTTTACTTGTTATTGTTCTTATTATTCTATTGGTCATTTTATCCAAAAAGAAGAAAAAACGAAAAGAACAAGCAAGACGAGCACGTCAAAAAAAGCAAAAAAAAGGAAAAGAACATGACAAACGAAAACAACGAACAATTGATAAACGATCTTCCCCAAGTTCAGGAAACCATAAACGAAGATAA
- a CDS encoding SpaA isopeptide-forming pilin-related protein, with product MIGIFIATSLSSKNKLQAQEVQPTRAITDNIFQEVKIIVPSEKSRVLEQEDYLKNDSEVKATMTFKFTNKNYKTGDTFETTLPEGFTFSQVIEGQLSDTAAYRIDPVTRKLALTMIKDVQSAEYKLDLVTRIKFDSKLNSKQTMPFETQTPTNYIFHLYEKTSTQYLYGKTFDKEKNETTLMPTSGGAYGAMDVNYARVDLSKNNLQVSFSKKLMPSGWSDGYVNATQDLSSFKFYTYETMIDGTRIGEKKELKVNEDFDVIEKTNELSQIKFKERFHEALEVSEGEMNFDYTGFNPISNGKRGTVASWMTFIVYLGTTTDNLISYSRFSVNFFVVELGYLGLGTIVADANVKENESLVKTPIYINGTNQQLKKGDTFTLTNDKDPALVAIDTKVAQEYNVTFNANGSIVEGTKKAISNWKITSDVFGEVTLTYLGEDTTDTLGLDIYTGIDETVTPSYNSKYILSGNGYETNGTTAFKGQAANVKSGTFNTEKNSIAWTATINSLYQKITKITDTFGDGVKAGTLKNLKISSVEFGRNGVKKELVEGTDYEVIDSSNTFEIKFLKETKEKLTITYETGVDLQTIDPKVLRAKNTITPKLAFASSTEKEFPTDGYAYIPSYLFTNSPFVLGKNGMYSLAEKIKEQPVNQVKLLINPSGADLTNNEVVINYKSMDVSVLDKKFTVNKVKQFSTTNYTNLLPDEEITSDSEEYPEISIEENQIRVKNKKLTQAIIVSFTLGKNNYYNAAGDYAKISQTNDSFDPVNTTSTKLYFTNNLAKSFTLKTSETYANIAEGTLTVNKNNGFALIKGTKIDLANIIPANDSRELSSLREVTDVDGNPLPASTISVSGGGYSVWTVTINDDQLKNGLIVKLNFNFTTSGSKSYTGGNSSHPFTDYRGSTTKQSYFSANWSGKFDIDNSGAGGGGNLILKDMTINMIDSVTNKPLAGATYEIIDKDGKVKDTLTSNANGQILLKEYVVTNYTLKEISPPEGYVSNQEYKDPGKEITLTPTGENKLTIPYVKEGKINVHFTYQDGTDIETIDPITIKGGNGTIVNLKEQKAITDQLDALALENLDYRFLTFDKGKMSGSEEALTIPYDSEVVYYKYEGLISLKVPELLNFETGFVSPFTQVLSYANSDDFEVAFRDSRQITTSSTTKQGKTRGNIRLNAFLSKEFTTQENKVLKDARLIYRNGGTDIVLNGSGGELVNNKQDANDKGKKDFNFILDTAESENQGFKLEVPAKGTLADEYTGEVTWEIIQEP from the coding sequence GTGATAGGTATATTTATCGCCACTTCTTTAAGTTCTAAAAATAAGCTCCAAGCGCAAGAAGTACAACCAACCAGAGCAATCACAGATAATATTTTTCAAGAAGTGAAAATCATCGTTCCAAGTGAAAAAAGTCGAGTATTAGAGCAAGAAGATTACCTCAAAAATGATTCGGAAGTTAAAGCTACGATGACGTTTAAATTCACGAATAAAAATTATAAAACAGGCGATACGTTTGAAACAACATTACCAGAAGGGTTCACTTTTTCGCAAGTCATAGAAGGTCAGTTAAGTGATACAGCGGCTTATCGCATTGATCCAGTAACAAGAAAATTAGCTTTAACGATGATAAAGGATGTTCAATCTGCAGAATATAAATTGGATTTAGTCACACGTATCAAATTTGATAGCAAACTAAATTCCAAACAAACCATGCCTTTTGAAACACAAACGCCAACAAATTATATCTTTCATCTATATGAGAAAACCAGCACACAATATCTTTATGGAAAGACTTTTGACAAAGAGAAGAATGAAACAACATTGATGCCTACAAGTGGCGGTGCTTATGGCGCAATGGACGTCAACTACGCCCGTGTAGATTTATCAAAAAATAATCTTCAAGTCAGTTTCTCAAAAAAATTAATGCCAAGTGGTTGGAGCGACGGTTATGTTAATGCAACACAAGACCTTTCATCATTTAAATTCTATACGTATGAAACAATGATTGATGGAACGCGCATAGGTGAAAAAAAAGAATTAAAGGTCAATGAAGATTTTGATGTGATTGAAAAAACAAATGAGTTGAGCCAAATTAAGTTTAAAGAGAGATTCCATGAAGCATTAGAAGTTTCAGAAGGGGAAATGAATTTTGACTACACTGGTTTTAATCCTATCTCTAATGGGAAAAGAGGGACAGTAGCATCTTGGATGACATTTATTGTTTATCTAGGAACAACTACTGATAATTTAATCAGTTACAGCCGATTTTCAGTTAACTTCTTTGTCGTGGAATTAGGTTATTTAGGGTTAGGGACAATTGTTGCAGATGCCAATGTCAAAGAAAATGAAAGTCTCGTTAAAACACCGATCTACATCAATGGAACCAATCAGCAACTAAAAAAAGGGGATACATTCACTCTGACGAATGATAAGGATCCAGCATTGGTGGCAATCGATACAAAAGTAGCTCAAGAATATAACGTCACATTCAATGCCAATGGCTCCATTGTCGAAGGGACTAAAAAAGCAATCAGTAACTGGAAAATCACGAGTGATGTATTTGGTGAGGTAACACTGACTTACTTAGGTGAAGATACGACAGATACGTTAGGCTTAGATATCTATACTGGAATAGATGAGACGGTTACACCATCGTATAATAGTAAATATATTCTTTCTGGAAATGGATACGAAACAAACGGGACGACAGCCTTTAAAGGTCAAGCTGCCAACGTGAAAAGCGGGACATTCAACACGGAAAAAAATAGCATCGCTTGGACGGCAACGATCAATTCTCTTTATCAAAAAATCACGAAAATAACAGATACATTTGGTGATGGTGTCAAAGCAGGGACCTTGAAAAATTTGAAAATCAGCTCTGTGGAATTTGGAAGAAATGGTGTGAAAAAGGAGTTAGTTGAAGGAACCGATTATGAAGTGATTGATTCCTCCAACACTTTTGAAATCAAATTCTTAAAAGAAACCAAAGAAAAACTTACGATCACTTATGAAACAGGCGTTGATCTTCAGACAATCGATCCTAAAGTATTGCGGGCGAAAAACACCATCACCCCAAAACTGGCATTTGCTTCTTCTACAGAAAAAGAATTTCCAACGGATGGATACGCTTATATACCAAGTTATCTTTTTACGAATTCACCATTTGTACTAGGAAAAAATGGCATGTATAGTCTGGCTGAAAAAATCAAAGAACAACCTGTGAACCAAGTGAAATTACTGATAAATCCATCAGGAGCTGATCTTACGAATAATGAGGTCGTTATCAATTATAAAAGTATGGATGTTTCGGTTTTAGATAAAAAGTTTACAGTAAACAAGGTCAAACAATTTTCTACAACAAATTATACTAATTTACTGCCAGATGAAGAAATCACTTCTGACAGTGAAGAATATCCTGAAATAAGTATCGAAGAGAATCAAATTCGCGTGAAAAACAAAAAATTAACGCAAGCAATCATCGTTAGTTTTACTTTAGGCAAAAATAATTATTATAATGCTGCGGGTGATTATGCAAAGATCAGTCAAACAAATGATAGCTTTGACCCAGTCAATACAACGTCTACCAAACTTTATTTTACTAACAATTTAGCAAAAAGTTTTACACTAAAAACAAGTGAGACATATGCTAATATTGCTGAAGGAACCTTGACAGTCAATAAAAACAACGGTTTTGCATTGATTAAAGGGACAAAAATCGATCTTGCCAATATTATCCCTGCAAACGATTCGAGAGAACTTTCCAGCTTAAGAGAAGTGACAGATGTAGACGGAAATCCTTTACCAGCCTCAACTATTTCAGTGAGTGGTGGTGGTTATTCAGTGTGGACTGTCACCATCAATGATGATCAGCTGAAAAATGGCTTGATTGTAAAATTGAATTTCAATTTCACCACAAGTGGCTCGAAAAGCTACACAGGAGGAAATTCAAGTCATCCGTTTACTGACTATCGCGGCTCTACCACAAAACAAAGTTATTTCAGCGCTAATTGGTCGGGAAAATTTGATATCGATAATTCTGGGGCAGGTGGCGGCGGAAATCTGATTTTAAAAGATATGACGATTAATATGATCGATTCTGTGACCAATAAACCGTTAGCTGGTGCAACATACGAGATCATCGATAAAGATGGAAAGGTAAAAGATACGCTAACATCAAATGCAAACGGTCAGATTCTTCTAAAAGAATATGTCGTTACAAACTATACCTTGAAAGAAATCAGTCCGCCAGAGGGCTATGTGTCTAATCAGGAGTATAAAGATCCAGGTAAGGAAATCACTTTGACGCCAACAGGTGAAAACAAACTGACGATTCCCTACGTTAAAGAAGGGAAAATCAACGTTCATTTTACCTACCAAGATGGAACGGATATAGAAACGATTGATCCGATAACAATCAAAGGCGGTAACGGTACTATCGTTAATTTAAAAGAGCAAAAAGCAATCACAGATCAACTTGATGCGTTAGCGCTAGAAAACCTAGATTATCGCTTTTTAACCTTTGATAAAGGAAAAATGAGCGGATCAGAAGAAGCGCTGACGATTCCTTATGATAGTGAAGTAGTCTACTATAAATACGAAGGGCTGATTTCATTGAAGGTGCCAGAGCTGTTAAATTTTGAAACAGGATTCGTATCACCGTTTACACAGGTACTTTCTTATGCTAATTCAGATGATTTTGAGGTTGCCTTTAGAGACAGTCGACAAATCACTACATCTTCCACAACGAAACAAGGGAAAACACGAGGCAACATTCGCTTGAATGCTTTTCTATCGAAAGAATTTACGACACAAGAAAACAAGGTCTTGAAAGATGCCCGTTTGATTTACCGAAATGGCGGAACCGATATTGTTTTAAACGGATCGGGTGGGGAACTAGTGAATAATAAACAAGATGCTAACGATAAAGGAAAAAAAGATTTCAATTTCATTTTAGATACAGCAGAAAGTGAAAACCAAGGCTTTAAACTGGAAGTTCCAGCTAAAGGAACATTGGCTGATGAATATACAGGGGAAGTTACTTGGGAAATCATTCAAGAACCCTGA
- a CDS encoding BglG family transcription antiterminator translates to MKKLSEEHLIKYLQINGLTSSSQLAQVFAVSSRTIKNYVKKINEQVTGKIILATAKGYYIEQSDSPTAFSKEISREKVLIEKLVYLLTPINKYDLAEELFISLSTLERTISKANKELSKFHLKILNQGNAIHLAGAEEKKRAWIREQFYHETSAEFLHLATIQAAFYGYDLDELKATITQILKANNLYINGYTLNSIILHIVVAMERIYDSNQSIDTDSDKIDERLAAEHRSAIAIAAYIQHTYGIQLKESEISYMTILLKSKTTLLNYAEIKEDLKDYIADESIQLSNRILQKINKEFLLSLDDEDFFIKFSLHLQNLLSRNREKQVALNPMTKEIKENYPLVYDLAVFVSNELEEYLGSKIAEDEITYLAFHIGAYFEHAKINQSKLFATLICPSYYDMHVDLSEKILAAFNYELDIKKVITEVDAPISNLNQDLIISTITLPDEVTYVKITPFFNDKDKESITQTIKKINLGKQQQKMKKIIEQYFSKELFEKNQHYDTKYQLIQHMSTHLTELNRVDSTFEEEILRREDMSSTSFGNGLAMPHSMEMNALKTSLYFVINEEPMLWDQEYVQIVVMIAMNQSERKEFRKIFNLIIESLDNKETIDALLQADSYEEFVSCLVDSFRF, encoded by the coding sequence ATGAAAAAGCTATCTGAAGAACACTTAATCAAATATCTCCAAATAAATGGTCTCACTTCCTCTAGTCAACTAGCCCAAGTCTTTGCTGTTTCAAGCAGAACGATCAAGAACTACGTTAAAAAAATCAATGAACAAGTTACTGGTAAAATCATTCTAGCAACCGCTAAAGGCTACTATATAGAGCAAAGTGACTCACCCACTGCTTTTTCAAAAGAAATCAGTAGAGAAAAAGTCTTAATAGAAAAATTAGTTTACCTTTTAACACCAATCAATAAATATGATTTAGCTGAGGAACTTTTTATCAGCTTATCTACACTTGAGCGAACGATTAGTAAAGCCAACAAAGAACTAAGTAAGTTTCACTTAAAAATTCTCAATCAAGGAAATGCTATTCATCTTGCCGGTGCCGAAGAAAAGAAACGGGCTTGGATCAGAGAACAATTTTATCACGAAACAAGTGCAGAATTTTTACATTTGGCAACAATTCAAGCCGCTTTTTATGGCTATGATCTGGATGAACTAAAAGCAACAATCACACAAATTCTGAAAGCGAATAACTTGTATATCAATGGTTACACCTTAAACAGCATCATTTTACACATAGTAGTTGCAATGGAACGAATCTACGACAGCAATCAAAGTATCGATACAGATTCCGATAAAATCGATGAGCGGCTAGCTGCTGAACATCGCTCAGCCATCGCCATTGCCGCCTATATCCAGCATACTTATGGGATTCAGCTAAAGGAAAGCGAAATCTCTTACATGACGATTTTGCTAAAGAGTAAAACAACGTTACTCAATTATGCCGAAATCAAAGAAGACCTCAAAGATTACATTGCCGATGAAAGCATTCAATTATCCAATCGAATTTTACAAAAGATCAATAAAGAATTTTTATTGTCGTTGGATGATGAGGACTTTTTTATCAAATTTTCGTTGCATCTCCAAAACTTGTTAAGTCGCAATCGAGAAAAACAAGTTGCTTTAAATCCAATGACAAAAGAAATCAAAGAGAATTATCCTTTAGTTTATGATCTCGCTGTTTTTGTTTCCAATGAATTAGAAGAGTATTTAGGTTCAAAAATTGCCGAGGATGAAATCACTTATTTAGCTTTTCATATCGGTGCTTACTTTGAGCATGCAAAAATCAATCAAAGCAAGCTTTTTGCTACCTTGATCTGTCCTAGTTATTACGATATGCATGTCGATCTTTCTGAAAAAATTTTAGCTGCTTTTAACTATGAGCTAGATATCAAAAAGGTCATTACCGAGGTGGATGCTCCGATTTCTAACCTAAATCAAGACCTGATCATTTCCACGATTACACTGCCTGATGAGGTAACGTATGTAAAAATCACGCCTTTTTTCAATGACAAAGATAAGGAGAGCATCACACAAACTATCAAGAAGATCAATTTAGGCAAACAACAGCAAAAAATGAAAAAAATAATCGAACAGTATTTTTCTAAAGAACTCTTTGAAAAAAATCAGCATTATGATACTAAATATCAGCTGATCCAGCATATGTCTACTCATTTAACTGAGTTAAATCGTGTAGATTCAACTTTTGAAGAAGAGATTCTTAGACGGGAAGACATGTCGTCTACGAGTTTCGGTAATGGTTTAGCAATGCCTCATTCGATGGAGATGAATGCATTGAAAACCTCATTGTATTTTGTGATCAATGAAGAACCCATGCTTTGGGATCAGGAATATGTCCAAATCGTGGTAATGATCGCGATGAATCAGTCGGAGCGAAAGGAATTTCGGAAAATTTTTAACTTGATTATTGAATCGTTGGATAATAAGGAAACGATCGATGCGCTGTTACAAGCCGATTCTTATGAGGAATTTGTGAGTTGTTTGGTGGATTCGTTTCGATTTTAA
- a CDS encoding PTS sugar transporter subunit IIB: MTKKNILLVCGGGASSGFLAQSMKKSAKAQGLIVTVEAVGDSEIEDYIEDKDVVLFGPHLRYMEAELKETMDEFDEIPYDFIPDEYYGALDGGGTLAFALSLLKD; encoded by the coding sequence ATGACAAAGAAAAATATTTTATTAGTATGTGGTGGCGGAGCATCAAGTGGTTTTTTAGCACAAAGCATGAAAAAAAGTGCGAAAGCTCAAGGGTTAATTGTAACGGTAGAAGCCGTTGGCGACTCTGAAATCGAAGATTATATTGAGGACAAAGACGTGGTATTGTTTGGGCCACATTTACGTTATATGGAAGCTGAATTAAAGGAAACCATGGATGAATTTGATGAGATTCCATATGACTTTATTCCGGATGAATATTACGGAGCATTGGATGGCGGAGGGACGTTGGCTTTTGCATTATCTTTGCTGAAAGACTAG
- a CDS encoding PTS sugar transporter subunit IIC — MKKIIDWMTNVFAPKANKITKNPWIGAIQEAMTTVMPMILVGSLVTIFAIFEEYIPNFPDISPISSFSFGLASVFVAFFIPYLLLEKKKKHKLKKQAGMIGIAFFLMLVFPTFNDDGDIIIEFAKLGSGGMFAAIVGGLFVAFVMDRFSKFSLFKEDTMMPPFLVEGFDSIAPTFLILAIGWVAIFIFHINLYDGIYWILSPLVNVSQSFWGFVLIMFIQAFLYSFGISSWVLEPLYVPIGLQAVGQNAADLARGVDPSLILTNETLQGWVWIGGAGSTLMLSVFMLFTKSKRLRAIGKSSIVPSLCNINEPLVYGAPVVFNPMLMVPMWISGIVVPAITYLSFQLGWVSIPTKPFALWYLPVGIQTWLINGDLNGLILLAVSLVLTGFIYYPFLKVYDNQIYKEELLKVEEA, encoded by the coding sequence ATGAAAAAGATTATTGATTGGATGACGAATGTCTTTGCTCCAAAAGCAAATAAAATCACGAAAAATCCTTGGATCGGTGCGATCCAAGAAGCGATGACTACAGTGATGCCGATGATTTTGGTCGGCTCACTGGTAACGATTTTTGCCATTTTTGAAGAATATATTCCAAATTTTCCAGATATTTCGCCAATTAGCAGTTTTAGTTTTGGATTAGCATCAGTGTTTGTAGCTTTTTTTATTCCGTATCTGCTTTTGGAGAAAAAGAAGAAACATAAATTAAAGAAACAAGCTGGAATGATCGGGATCGCCTTTTTCTTGATGTTGGTTTTTCCAACTTTTAATGACGATGGAGATATTATCATTGAGTTTGCTAAATTAGGTTCAGGCGGAATGTTTGCAGCAATTGTTGGGGGATTATTTGTCGCATTCGTAATGGATCGATTCTCTAAATTTAGTTTGTTTAAAGAAGATACGATGATGCCACCGTTTTTAGTAGAAGGATTTGACAGTATTGCCCCAACATTTTTGATTTTAGCGATCGGTTGGGTAGCGATTTTTATCTTCCATATTAATTTGTATGATGGTATTTATTGGATTTTGTCACCGTTAGTGAATGTGTCGCAAAGTTTCTGGGGCTTTGTTTTGATCATGTTTATTCAGGCCTTCCTTTATTCGTTTGGTATCAGTAGTTGGGTCTTGGAGCCATTATATGTACCAATCGGGTTACAAGCAGTCGGACAAAATGCGGCTGACTTAGCACGTGGTGTTGATCCATCGTTGATTTTAACGAATGAAACTTTACAAGGTTGGGTTTGGATCGGGGGAGCAGGATCTACTTTGATGCTTTCGGTGTTCATGTTATTTACAAAATCAAAACGGTTAAGAGCTATCGGAAAATCATCAATTGTGCCCTCTTTGTGTAATATCAATGAGCCGTTGGTTTACGGCGCACCTGTTGTGTTTAATCCGATGTTGATGGTACCAATGTGGATTTCTGGAATCGTTGTGCCGGCAATCACGTATCTTTCTTTCCAACTTGGGTGGGTCAGTATTCCGACAAAGCCTTTTGCCTTATGGTATTTGCCAGTAGGAATCCAAACGTGGCTGATCAATGGAGATTTAAATGGGTTGATTTTGTTGGCTGTTTCTTTAGTTTTGACAGGATTTATTTATTACCCATTCTTGAAAGTATATGATAACCAGATTTATAAAGAAGAATTGTTGAAAGTGGAGGAAGCCTAA
- a CDS encoding PTS lactose/cellobiose transporter subunit IIA, with translation MTQDEINEVAMQMILHAGNGRNLIKEALEKMDEDYFVEGEEQLKAAKKELNLAHNAQTKVVQYSMENPVEINLLFTHAQDTLMTILSEYNIAKQLFKLYYKISQIGG, from the coding sequence ATGACACAAGACGAAATAAATGAAGTGGCAATGCAAATGATCTTACACGCAGGGAATGGTCGCAATTTGATCAAAGAAGCCTTAGAAAAAATGGATGAGGATTACTTTGTTGAAGGGGAAGAACAGCTAAAAGCGGCGAAGAAAGAATTGAATTTAGCCCATAATGCGCAAACGAAAGTCGTACAGTATAGCATGGAAAATCCAGTTGAAATCAACTTATTATTTACCCATGCACAAGATACTCTGATGACGATTTTAAGCGAGTATAACATTGCTAAACAATTGTTTAAACTGTATTACAAAATCAGTCAGATCGGGGGCTAA
- a CDS encoding glycoside hydrolase family 1 protein yields MSAFPGNFLWGAATAAYQVEGAYLEDGKTLSVVDESIAPEYADTSIASDHYHRFKEDIRLMKELGLTAYRFSIAWTRILPNGRGEINQSGIDFYNQLIDELLKNEIEPIVTIYHFDLPVILQNEYGGFSSRKIIPDFIEYCRVLFEQFGDRVNYWLTINEQSNMFLLPYLISFAEGSEQSLLKQKYEMNHIMTLAHASAVRLCHKLLPDAKIGPALGVSPIYPKTCDPKDVLAAEKAEELRNTFFLELYCNGQYLPSMLAYMKNHDCMPTIEEGDISLIKEGKCDFLGLNYYDSKTVEHVTELERGRELVINKSGEAGSTEKEVVEGIYKGCTNPYLEKNDWDWEIDPEGLRITLNRIYQRYQIPLLITENGLGAIDTLTEEQQVHDEYRIEYLKKHLEQIQVAITEDNVDVFGFCPWSFIDLISTTSGFRKRFEVRSDSR; encoded by the coding sequence ATGTCTGCTTTTCCAGGAAATTTTTTATGGGGAGCGGCCACGGCGGCTTATCAAGTGGAAGGTGCGTATTTAGAAGATGGGAAAACCTTATCTGTCGTGGATGAAAGTATTGCTCCAGAGTATGCAGACACTAGTATTGCCAGTGATCACTATCATCGGTTCAAAGAAGATATTCGTTTGATGAAAGAGCTAGGATTGACAGCCTATCGTTTTAGTATTGCTTGGACTCGGATTTTACCGAATGGTCGGGGAGAAATCAATCAGTCGGGGATAGATTTTTATAATCAGCTGATCGATGAATTACTCAAAAATGAGATCGAACCGATTGTAACCATCTATCATTTTGACTTGCCAGTGATTCTACAAAATGAATACGGGGGTTTTAGTTCAAGAAAGATTATTCCAGACTTTATCGAATACTGTCGTGTATTGTTTGAACAGTTTGGTGATCGGGTCAATTACTGGCTAACAATCAACGAACAAAGTAACATGTTTTTGCTGCCTTATCTGATCTCCTTTGCAGAAGGAAGTGAGCAATCGCTACTTAAGCAAAAATATGAGATGAATCATATCATGACCTTGGCGCATGCCAGTGCTGTAAGGTTATGTCATAAACTGTTACCTGATGCAAAAATCGGTCCAGCACTTGGCGTTTCACCAATTTATCCGAAAACATGTGATCCTAAAGATGTTTTGGCGGCTGAAAAAGCAGAAGAGCTGCGAAATACGTTCTTTTTAGAGCTCTATTGCAACGGTCAGTATCTACCATCCATGTTAGCATATATGAAAAACCATGACTGTATGCCTACGATTGAAGAAGGGGATATATCCTTGATTAAGGAGGGGAAATGCGATTTTCTTGGGCTTAATTATTATGATAGTAAAACGGTGGAACATGTAACAGAGTTAGAACGAGGAAGAGAATTAGTAATCAATAAATCTGGAGAAGCAGGTTCTACTGAAAAGGAAGTTGTCGAAGGGATCTACAAAGGCTGTACTAACCCTTATTTAGAAAAAAATGACTGGGATTGGGAAATTGATCCAGAAGGATTACGAATTACATTAAACCGAATCTATCAACGTTATCAAATTCCTCTACTTATCACTGAAAATGGGTTAGGAGCAATCGATACGTTGACAGAAGAGCAACAAGTCCATGATGAGTATCGTATTGAGTATTTAAAGAAACATCTTGAGCAAATTCAAGTGGCGATCACTGAAGATAACGTGGATGTTTTTGGTTTTTGTCCGTGGTCATTTATTGATCTAATCAGCACGACTAGTGGTTTTAGAAAACGGTTTGAAGTGAGATCAGATTCTAGGTAG